From a region of the Methylomonas rapida genome:
- a CDS encoding cytochrome D1 domain-containing protein, which translates to MPNKSIVVLALLSVFTGNAHARPYAFITNQLDNSVSVIDTERQQVVETVKVNGKPAGVAVNPQRQQIYISTPEGGGFAVIDNGSFKVRKTVKVAGASLGIAVDKSGEQVFVADWYENTVAVFDTQNFEKTAVLSVGKSPSGMTISPDNKWLFVANRIDDSVSQIDLKKLTVRNTTKVGAHPFGITLDKDGKRLYTANVESNDVTVLDTRRLKRVATIKVGARPYAVALAKNDSLLFVTNQDDGTVSVIDTVSLKTLKEIQVGDKPEGISTHPDGRFVYVANWFDNNVSVIDADTLEVVNTIKTGEGSRAFGEFISP; encoded by the coding sequence ATGCCCAATAAATCGATTGTCGTATTGGCGTTGTTGTCTGTTTTCACCGGCAACGCCCATGCCAGACCTTATGCGTTTATCACGAATCAGCTGGATAACTCGGTTTCCGTCATCGATACCGAGCGCCAACAAGTGGTGGAAACGGTCAAAGTCAACGGCAAACCCGCAGGGGTCGCTGTTAATCCGCAACGTCAACAGATTTATATCAGCACGCCGGAAGGGGGCGGTTTTGCGGTGATCGACAACGGTTCGTTCAAAGTCCGGAAAACCGTGAAGGTGGCCGGAGCATCGTTGGGTATCGCGGTCGACAAATCGGGTGAACAAGTGTTTGTGGCCGATTGGTATGAAAATACCGTTGCGGTTTTCGATACGCAGAATTTTGAAAAAACGGCGGTGCTATCGGTCGGTAAATCACCATCCGGCATGACCATCAGCCCGGATAACAAATGGCTTTTTGTTGCCAACCGGATAGACGATTCGGTGTCCCAGATCGATCTGAAAAAACTGACCGTCCGCAACACGACCAAGGTCGGCGCGCACCCGTTTGGCATTACACTGGACAAGGATGGTAAACGGCTTTATACCGCGAATGTCGAAAGCAACGACGTCACCGTGCTGGATACTCGCCGCTTGAAGCGTGTGGCTACCATCAAGGTTGGCGCCAGGCCATACGCGGTAGCTCTGGCCAAGAACGACAGCCTGTTGTTCGTGACCAATCAAGACGATGGCACGGTATCGGTGATCGATACGGTAAGCTTGAAAACCCTGAAGGAGATCCAGGTCGGCGATAAACCAGAAGGCATCAGCACGCATCCGGACGGACGCTTTGTTTATGTCGCCAATTGGTTTGATAACAACGTGTCGGTGATCGACGCGGACACACTGGAAGTCGTGAATACGATAAAAACAGGCGAGGGCAGTCGTGCCTTCGGCGAATTCATCAGCCCGTGA
- a CDS encoding FeoC-like transcriptional regulator: MILSDLRTYLQNKRRVTLNDLVLHFHVDANALRGMLAKWISKGKVRISPAGSNCGTSCCKCDPLLTEIYEWVD; this comes from the coding sequence GTGATTCTTTCGGATTTACGGACATACTTACAGAACAAACGCCGAGTCACATTGAACGACTTGGTCTTGCATTTTCATGTCGATGCCAATGCCTTGCGCGGCATGCTGGCCAAATGGATCAGCAAGGGCAAAGTGCGCATATCTCCGGCTGGCAGCAATTGTGGCACCAGCTGTTGTAAATGCGATCCGTTGCTGACGGAAATTTATGAATGGGTGGATTGA
- the feoB gene encoding Fe(2+) transporter permease subunit FeoB, with amino-acid sequence MSVDFTIGVVGNPNCGKTTLFNALTGSRQHVGNWPGVTVEKKTGEYQFQGKRIAVVDLPGTYSLEADDDSVSLDEKVARDYVASREADLIINIIDASNIERNLYLTSQLIEMRVPMIVVLNMMDAVKKRGIKIDLTSLSSLLSCPVIAVTAATGQGIKELRQAIDKACQHPSIPALNVGYHPAIERAVTELQPLLTEHQAQCDLRWLALRLLENDTLAKRLAGSELQNAAEILRQRIEQETNDEIDILAADARYGLVNKLVQTTVCKLNEVSRHTTDRIDAVVLNRFLGIPVFLLVMYTMFMFTINVGSAFVDFFDQAVGALLVDGMSALLTSLNWPDWLVVLLSNGIGGGVQVVATFIPIVGFLFIFLSMLEDSGYMSRAAFVMDRFMCVIGLPGKSFVPMIVGFGCNVPAIIATRTLENPRDRILTNLMNPFMSCGARLPVYALFAAAFFPVGGQNLVFGLYLLGILVAVLTGLIMRHTLLKGEPTPFLMELPTYHLPTLRGIYIKTWDRLKTFIFNAGKLIVPMVLILNILNSLGTDGSFGRENSDQSVLSQIGRALTPAFSPMGISEDNWPATVGIFTGVLAKEAVVGTLDALYSQMAAGAQEQTDKPFDLAEALLAACQTVPDNLAEIADKVLDPLGLGIANVEDVATAAEQQEVKLATFGVMQNQFDGKAGAFAYLLFILLYAPCVAATAAIYKETSAGWALFVVCWTTFLAYTTATLFYQGMRFAEQPATASLWFGLLALLFVLALSLLRFYGSRQQRGVLS; translated from the coding sequence ATGAGCGTTGATTTTACTATCGGTGTCGTTGGGAACCCCAATTGCGGTAAAACTACGCTGTTCAATGCCTTGACCGGTTCGCGTCAGCATGTCGGTAACTGGCCAGGCGTCACAGTAGAAAAAAAGACCGGCGAATATCAATTCCAAGGTAAACGCATCGCCGTGGTTGATTTGCCTGGCACCTATTCACTGGAGGCCGATGATGACAGCGTGTCGTTGGACGAAAAAGTGGCGCGCGACTATGTTGCGTCCCGCGAAGCGGATTTGATCATCAACATCATCGATGCCTCGAATATAGAACGGAATTTATATCTGACCTCGCAATTGATCGAAATGCGGGTGCCGATGATCGTGGTGTTGAATATGATGGATGCCGTGAAAAAACGCGGCATTAAAATCGATCTCACCTCATTGTCTTCCCTGTTGTCCTGCCCGGTTATCGCCGTGACGGCCGCTACCGGCCAAGGTATCAAGGAATTGCGACAAGCCATTGACAAGGCCTGTCAGCACCCCTCCATTCCCGCACTCAATGTGGGTTATCATCCTGCCATCGAGAGGGCTGTGACCGAGTTACAGCCACTATTGACCGAGCATCAAGCCCAATGTGATCTGCGCTGGTTGGCATTGCGTTTGTTGGAAAATGACACACTGGCCAAGCGACTGGCCGGATCGGAGCTACAAAACGCCGCGGAAATATTGCGGCAACGCATAGAACAGGAAACGAACGACGAAATCGACATTCTGGCCGCCGATGCTCGTTACGGCTTGGTCAATAAACTGGTCCAAACGACCGTATGCAAGCTGAATGAGGTATCACGCCATACCACCGATAGGATCGATGCGGTGGTCCTGAATCGTTTCTTGGGCATACCGGTATTTTTACTGGTGATGTACACGATGTTCATGTTCACGATCAATGTCGGCAGCGCCTTCGTCGATTTCTTCGATCAAGCGGTCGGCGCCTTATTGGTCGACGGCATGAGCGCCCTGCTCACTTCATTGAACTGGCCGGATTGGTTGGTGGTGCTGTTGAGTAATGGCATCGGTGGCGGCGTGCAAGTTGTGGCTACCTTTATTCCCATCGTTGGCTTTTTGTTCATCTTTTTGTCGATGCTGGAAGACTCCGGTTACATGTCCCGGGCTGCGTTTGTGATGGACCGCTTCATGTGCGTGATTGGCTTGCCGGGGAAATCCTTCGTACCGATGATCGTTGGTTTTGGTTGTAATGTGCCCGCCATTATCGCCACCCGAACGCTGGAAAATCCGCGCGACCGGATTTTGACCAACCTGATGAATCCTTTCATGTCCTGTGGCGCGCGTTTGCCGGTCTATGCGCTTTTTGCCGCGGCATTTTTCCCGGTTGGCGGACAAAACCTGGTTTTTGGCTTGTATTTGTTGGGTATCTTGGTTGCCGTTTTGACCGGCTTGATCATGCGCCATACCTTATTGAAAGGCGAACCCACCCCGTTTTTGATGGAGTTGCCCACCTACCACCTCCCTACCCTGCGCGGTATCTACATCAAGACTTGGGATAGGTTGAAAACCTTTATCTTCAATGCCGGCAAGCTCATCGTACCTATGGTCTTGATACTGAATATCCTCAATTCCCTGGGTACCGACGGCAGCTTTGGTCGCGAGAATAGTGATCAATCGGTGTTAAGCCAAATCGGCCGCGCGCTGACGCCCGCATTTAGCCCCATGGGTATCAGTGAAGACAATTGGCCGGCCACGGTCGGGATTTTCACCGGCGTCCTGGCCAAGGAAGCCGTGGTTGGCACGCTGGACGCACTCTATAGTCAAATGGCGGCTGGTGCTCAAGAACAAACCGACAAGCCCTTCGATCTGGCGGAAGCCTTGCTAGCAGCTTGTCAGACGGTACCGGACAATCTGGCGGAAATTGCCGATAAAGTCCTCGACCCCCTGGGCCTGGGGATTGCCAACGTCGAGGATGTAGCAACGGCCGCCGAACAACAGGAAGTCAAACTGGCAACTTTCGGCGTCATGCAAAATCAATTCGATGGGAAGGCTGGCGCTTTTGCTTATCTGCTTTTCATTCTGCTGTATGCGCCCTGCGTCGCCGCCACGGCCGCCATTTATAAAGAAACCAGCGCCGGCTGGGCTTTGTTCGTGGTGTGCTGGACGACTTTCCTGGCGTACACTACCGCCACTCTTTTCTATCAAGGCATGAGATTCGCCGAGCAGCCAGCGACTGCAAGTCTGTGGTTTGGTTTGCTGGCGTTGCTGTTCGTGCTCGCGCTGTCTTTATTGCGATTCTATGGTTCCCGGCAACAGAGAGGGGTTTTATCGTGA
- a CDS encoding FeoA family protein, whose amino-acid sequence MLMSLKMLTAGDSGRIVGFDQSGGPYRKKLLAMGLTPGTEFTITRFAPMGDPVEIKLRGFSLSLRKNEASVLMIEKI is encoded by the coding sequence ATGCTGATGTCATTAAAGATGCTGACGGCTGGCGATTCTGGCCGTATTGTGGGATTTGACCAGTCTGGTGGACCCTATCGAAAAAAATTACTGGCCATGGGCTTAACCCCTGGTACTGAATTTACCATCACGCGCTTTGCGCCCATGGGAGATCCCGTCGAAATCAAACTGCGTGGTTTTTCGTTGTCTTTACGTAAGAACGAAGCTTCAGTCTTGATGATAGAAAAAATATGA
- a CDS encoding zonular occludens toxin domain-containing protein: MITLITGTPGAGKTAWTVQELTRLPSQRKIYVHGIPDLKVAHEPVFCTSELCEHCRSFDLEQMQNEGKVIYLVEDWPYWATDGSLIVLDEVQRVWRPTNSASALPEEIAALETHRHKGLDFWLISQGPHLFHSNVRLLVGRHIHLVANWRGRTEYEFPECRQNVTSRGDAVIRPYKLPKQIFKLYKSASLHTKLNKRKPLSFYVLCFCALVLAIIGYRIYHRINEFSNPNQAIQPASTDNPSAVGVTPATATAGAGAGGASAVQPMIKTPDFTPAVPNHPETAPAYAELLKVTAVPVLAGCIATKTSCKCYTQQATPYPVTWEQCHEHMMNLHFNPYVGLQSSPHSADMPAKTLPVSQVAEVKPVQP, from the coding sequence ATGATTACGTTGATTACTGGCACTCCTGGTGCCGGCAAAACCGCTTGGACCGTTCAGGAACTTACTCGCTTGCCTTCTCAGCGCAAAATTTATGTGCATGGTATCCCTGATCTTAAAGTGGCCCATGAACCTGTTTTTTGTACGTCAGAACTTTGTGAGCATTGCCGCTCTTTCGATCTAGAGCAAATGCAGAATGAGGGCAAAGTTATTTACCTGGTCGAAGATTGGCCTTATTGGGCCACCGATGGCAGTTTAATTGTTCTTGACGAAGTGCAGCGGGTTTGGCGTCCAACCAACTCCGCGTCAGCCTTGCCTGAAGAAATTGCCGCGCTTGAAACGCATCGGCATAAAGGTCTTGATTTTTGGCTGATCAGTCAAGGCCCCCATCTCTTTCATTCTAATGTGCGTTTGCTGGTAGGTCGTCATATTCATCTGGTCGCCAATTGGCGTGGTCGCACGGAATACGAATTCCCCGAATGCCGGCAAAATGTGACTTCTCGTGGTGATGCGGTCATCAGGCCTTATAAGCTCCCCAAGCAAATCTTTAAACTTTACAAGTCCGCATCACTGCACACCAAGCTCAATAAGCGCAAGCCTTTGAGCTTTTATGTGTTGTGTTTTTGCGCCTTGGTATTGGCCATTATTGGCTATCGGATTTATCACCGGATCAATGAATTTTCAAACCCTAATCAGGCTATCCAGCCGGCGTCTACCGACAATCCGTCCGCGGTGGGCGTGACACCCGCGACAGCGACGGCAGGAGCGGGCGCGGGGGGCGCGTCCGCCGTACAACCGATGATCAAGACGCCGGACTTTACGCCGGCCGTTCCTAATCATCCTGAAACGGCTCCTGCTTATGCCGAGTTGCTCAAGGTGACCGCCGTTCCGGTTTTAGCGGGTTGCATTGCCACTAAAACCTCGTGCAAATGCTACACACAACAAGCCACGCCTTACCCTGTCACTTGGGAGCAATGTCACGAACACATGATGAATTTGCATTTCAATCCTTATGTCGGCTTGCAATCATCCCCGCATTCGGCTGACATGCCGGCAAAAACATTACCGGTTTCCCAAGTAGCCGAGGTTAAGCCTGTACAGCCTTAA
- a CDS encoding DUF2523 domain-containing protein has protein sequence MNTIAAFLLSITGTLAARVLVSLGFGLISYAALTAFASSVIAQAQAKFALIDPTILQLLNLGGVGQFLGILAAGLTTRAAMMAIKKLRPL, from the coding sequence ATGAATACCATTGCAGCTTTTTTGCTATCTATTACCGGCACTTTGGCCGCTCGTGTCCTGGTATCCCTTGGCTTTGGCTTGATTTCTTATGCGGCTTTGACTGCCTTTGCTTCGTCTGTTATTGCCCAGGCTCAAGCCAAGTTCGCCTTGATCGATCCAACTATCTTGCAATTGCTGAATTTGGGCGGGGTAGGGCAGTTCTTGGGCATTTTGGCTGCGGGTTTGACTACCCGCGCCGCCATGATGGCTATTAAAAAATTGAGGCCTTTATGA
- a CDS encoding virulence factor TspB C-terminal domain-related protein produces the protein MASFDLSVAGKKVAATVSKAVPTQAIIQAAAGCMLNKLACAAAVAAVIDISYVYNEILEKVTTPDPTQPQTTTTPLGQYCVAQNIASGPFYCDGSFNSAFKKVFPNLSLSSSAWSSRNTASQKDYYSLYSSGNLIGYMGIISYSTMCPAGSNWDKTQAICAIAPTCTAPSTYDSVTGMCVGSVINEPANRQTLEADIAETLNGPNKEQKIPSLLDELIGQGFPPTTDEEPKAESADPSTVTAPPTTETRSYFDQATSHPMTAVTTTTDTYSIAPTAAGDAFDVSKTSAQTQAITDGVTGVTTTSTSAIAYGSDTSTKPVESEQLTDCDKYPDAVGCLKLGTIQSPETLTTTPVNASFTSTSWGSGSCPADVAVAGHFLSGAVFSYAPVCQFLSSLAPVLIAVGWLMAGWFVLGGVRD, from the coding sequence TTGGCCTCTTTTGATTTATCCGTTGCCGGAAAAAAGGTGGCGGCTACGGTTTCTAAGGCTGTGCCCACTCAAGCTATTATTCAAGCTGCTGCCGGTTGTATGCTTAATAAACTCGCCTGTGCTGCTGCTGTTGCTGCTGTTATAGATATAAGTTATGTCTATAATGAAATTCTTGAAAAAGTTACAACGCCTGACCCTACTCAGCCACAAACTACAACAACGCCTCTTGGTCAATATTGCGTAGCGCAAAATATTGCTTCTGGCCCTTTTTATTGTGATGGTTCGTTTAACTCTGCCTTCAAAAAAGTTTTTCCAAACTTAAGCCTTTCTTCATCGGCCTGGTCTTCTCGTAATACAGCCTCTCAAAAAGATTATTATTCACTCTATTCTAGTGGAAACCTTATTGGTTACATGGGAATAATATCGTATTCTACTATGTGTCCTGCGGGGTCTAATTGGGACAAAACACAGGCGATATGCGCTATTGCCCCAACCTGCACAGCGCCGTCAACATACGATAGCGTTACCGGAATGTGTGTTGGATCGGTCATCAATGAGCCTGCAAACCGTCAAACTCTCGAGGCTGATATTGCCGAAACATTAAACGGGCCAAATAAAGAGCAAAAAATCCCGTCTTTGCTTGATGAATTGATTGGACAAGGATTTCCGCCGACTACTGACGAAGAGCCCAAAGCAGAATCTGCTGATCCTTCCACTGTCACGGCTCCGCCTACAACTGAGACTCGCTCATATTTTGATCAGGCAACCAGCCACCCAATGACGGCGGTGACTACAACAACCGATACCTATTCAATCGCACCAACCGCTGCCGGTGATGCTTTCGACGTGTCTAAAACTTCTGCCCAAACTCAAGCTATAACGGATGGCGTTACAGGTGTTACCACAACCTCAACCTCGGCTATTGCCTACGGTAGCGACACATCAACAAAACCTGTCGAATCCGAACAGTTGACCGATTGTGATAAATACCCTGATGCCGTTGGTTGTTTGAAACTTGGCACCATTCAATCTCCTGAAACCTTGACTACTACCCCGGTTAACGCTTCTTTCACTTCGACAAGCTGGGGATCTGGCAGCTGCCCCGCCGACGTTGCTGTAGCAGGTCACTTTCTCTCGGGTGCGGTTTTTAGTTACGCGCCGGTTTGTCAGTTTCTATCGTCATTAGCACCGGTCTTGATTGCCGTGGGTTGGCTTATGGCTGGCTGGTTTGTTTTAGGTGGGGTACGTGATTGA
- a CDS encoding IS1380 family transposase, with protein MKRFILEQSETEFYTSHSGLALVGLCLNQYGQLNQALEKGIPLRHGIAHADIIKSYIGTLSLGKSDFEAIENHRDDDYFKAALAIHQVPSSARLRQRLDEHADALLPIIYQSNLDFLAHAQVPVTPLATGHVALDIDVYPMNNEKTCKEGVSRTYKGFDGYAPIALYLGKEGWCIGNELREGKQHCQYEFRYALERGLAAAKRLTTLPLLVRLDGGHDALDNRIDLHEADQVDFIIKWNPRKQDADAWLAYAEQHGQWTTPREGKRVALFSVMEQHTRNGKTYTCRRVMQITERTITAQGQALVLPDIEIEGWWTSLPVADYDDAMVIALYRDHATAEQFHSEFKTDLDIERLPSGKFATNDLIMSLSAYSYNILRWIGLIGLLGEQSPVRHPAKRRRIKTVIQELMYLAARLIRSGHRLKLRFSQSCPGFIAFESTYAKLAAG; from the coding sequence ATGAAGCGGTTTATCCTGGAGCAATCTGAAACTGAATTTTATACCAGCCATTCTGGATTAGCCTTGGTCGGTTTATGTTTGAATCAATATGGCCAGCTCAATCAGGCGCTGGAAAAAGGTATTCCGCTACGGCACGGTATTGCTCACGCCGATATTATCAAAAGCTATATAGGCACCCTTAGCCTGGGCAAAAGCGACTTCGAAGCCATCGAAAACCATCGCGACGACGACTATTTCAAAGCCGCGCTCGCCATTCATCAAGTACCCTCCAGCGCCCGCCTCAGACAGCGACTGGATGAACACGCCGACGCCTTATTACCGATCATTTATCAAAGCAACCTCGATTTTCTGGCTCACGCCCAGGTGCCGGTAACGCCGTTAGCCACAGGCCATGTCGCGTTGGATATCGATGTTTACCCCATGAACAACGAAAAAACCTGCAAAGAAGGCGTCTCCCGAACCTACAAAGGTTTTGACGGCTACGCCCCGATTGCCCTCTATCTGGGTAAAGAGGGCTGGTGTATTGGTAATGAACTGCGCGAAGGCAAGCAGCATTGCCAATACGAATTCCGCTATGCGCTGGAGCGCGGACTCGCCGCCGCGAAACGTTTGACGACTTTGCCTTTGTTGGTCCGGCTGGATGGCGGTCACGACGCGCTCGACAATCGCATCGACTTACACGAAGCCGATCAGGTCGATTTCATCATCAAATGGAACCCGCGTAAACAAGATGCCGACGCCTGGCTGGCCTACGCCGAACAACACGGCCAGTGGACCACACCGCGCGAAGGCAAACGCGTGGCCTTGTTCAGTGTCATGGAGCAACACACTCGCAACGGTAAAACCTATACCTGTCGCCGGGTCATGCAAATCACCGAGCGCACCATCACGGCTCAAGGCCAAGCCCTCGTGCTACCGGATATCGAAATCGAAGGCTGGTGGACCAGTCTGCCGGTGGCCGATTACGACGATGCCATGGTTATTGCCCTCTATCGCGACCATGCCACCGCTGAACAATTCCACAGCGAATTCAAGACCGATCTGGATATCGAGCGCCTGCCATCCGGCAAGTTTGCCACCAACGACCTGATCATGAGCCTCAGCGCCTATAGCTACAACATCCTGCGCTGGATAGGCCTGATCGGCTTGCTGGGCGAACAAAGCCCGGTCAGGCATCCTGCCAAGCGGCGGCGTATCAAAACCGTGATCCAGGAACTGATGTATCTGGCCGCGCGACTCATCCGTAGCGGGCACCGGCTGAAGCTGCGCTTTTCACAGAGCTGTCCCGGTTTCATCGCTTTTGAATCCACCTACGCCAAACTCGCCGCCGGCTAG
- a CDS encoding major capsid protein — MQVPEFDSDGYSLIVRPDPVLFTPCTPTQKKRGFYQSQLGVLLMKLNKKIAAGTALVSASIGSAFAAVPADVSTALEDAKTDASTVAGLFLIAIIAIAAFKLMQRGAS; from the coding sequence ATGCAAGTGCCTGAATTCGATTCTGATGGTTATTCATTGATCGTCAGGCCCGATCCGGTGTTATTCACGCCATGCACACCGACCCAAAAAAAGCGTGGTTTTTATCAATCCCAATTAGGAGTTTTACTTATGAAACTGAATAAAAAAATTGCCGCTGGTACCGCCTTGGTTTCCGCGTCTATCGGTTCGGCTTTTGCTGCTGTGCCTGCCGATGTTTCAACCGCCTTGGAAGATGCTAAAACCGATGCGTCTACTGTGGCCGGCTTGTTCCTGATCGCCATTATCGCGATTGCTGCCTTCAAACTCATGCAACGTGGCGCAAGCTAA
- a CDS encoding G5P family DNA-binding protein: MHIEIETEDLLADQLVSRKDGTVYYTLEQPALMFTDQSRYPLQFKIRHAFTQNREERDKIGPIAKGKYLLGDNAFQVGRFGSLELAEINIKHLRVVVPKAATNASA; the protein is encoded by the coding sequence ATGCATATTGAAATCGAGACAGAAGACCTTTTAGCCGATCAGTTGGTTAGCCGCAAAGATGGCACCGTCTATTACACGCTGGAACAACCGGCTTTGATGTTTACCGACCAAAGCCGTTATCCCTTGCAGTTCAAAATTCGTCATGCCTTCACCCAGAACCGGGAAGAGCGCGACAAGATAGGCCCGATTGCCAAGGGCAAATATCTGTTGGGCGATAACGCTTTTCAGGTTGGCCGCTTCGGCTCGCTCGAACTCGCCGAAATCAACATTAAGCATTTGCGGGTTGTCGTGCCCAAGGCGGCAACCAATGCAAGTGCCTGA
- a CDS encoding phage/plasmid replication protein, II/X family — protein sequence MIDMLVLRCPFRQVFESGLTENGLPVLHEVQKTRISLSDLKIPLESSLDAHGEEIALTHRWESIPSSLSTMAFKVFDFRDSFKKNADVQDFFIEIKASPAKLIQGHNLFGSDNIWYCAEKMIHLLIDTYPHLIEYLEQKHWSVEQVDITYHSWCKTENEALQFVNALQNVSNGQTRARTGYAGTAYFGKSNSRIKKIKVYVKLLEVMNQLAKLKKRGDKVSEHYTDALLDWAKGMVRWEVSLKTRWFERRQIDNNLFSLSRVFNAEKYWKEATQDLFKALEGKQMRIIRDEEIEKALKAKFPTVNARSGKITYGKAMSAYRVFRSIKADGWIEARRTATSENVFWGAIEMLHEVGLSRAVLQNLKGDGLQCEVIPFIRYVEINFGEQFPPFYKAA from the coding sequence ATGATCGACATGCTTGTCCTTCGTTGCCCATTCCGCCAAGTGTTTGAATCCGGATTGACCGAAAACGGCTTGCCTGTGTTGCATGAAGTGCAAAAAACCCGTATCAGCCTTTCTGATTTGAAAATTCCGCTGGAATCCTCCCTTGATGCTCATGGCGAAGAAATCGCCTTGACGCATCGCTGGGAGTCCATCCCTTCCAGTCTTTCGACTATGGCCTTCAAGGTTTTCGACTTCCGCGACAGTTTCAAGAAAAACGCCGATGTTCAAGACTTTTTCATCGAGATCAAAGCCAGCCCGGCCAAACTCATCCAAGGTCATAACCTGTTCGGTTCTGACAATATTTGGTACTGCGCTGAAAAGATGATTCATTTGTTGATCGATACTTATCCGCATCTCATCGAGTATTTAGAGCAAAAGCATTGGTCGGTTGAACAGGTCGATATTACCTATCACTCTTGGTGCAAGACGGAAAACGAAGCCTTGCAATTCGTCAACGCCTTGCAGAATGTCAGTAATGGCCAAACCCGCGCCCGTACCGGTTATGCCGGCACCGCCTATTTCGGCAAGTCCAACAGCCGTATCAAGAAAATCAAGGTTTACGTCAAGCTCCTGGAAGTCATGAACCAATTAGCCAAGCTCAAAAAGCGTGGCGACAAGGTCTCCGAGCATTACACCGATGCTTTGCTCGATTGGGCTAAAGGCATGGTGCGATGGGAAGTCAGCTTGAAAACCCGTTGGTTCGAGCGGCGACAGATCGATAACAACTTATTTTCGTTGTCCAGGGTTTTCAACGCCGAAAAATATTGGAAAGAAGCCACACAAGACCTATTCAAAGCGTTAGAGGGTAAACAGATGAGAATCATTAGAGATGAAGAGATAGAGAAAGCATTAAAAGCCAAATTTCCCACCGTAAACGCTCGTTCCGGCAAGATCACTTACGGTAAAGCCATGTCCGCGTATCGTGTTTTTCGATCTATTAAAGCCGATGGATGGATTGAAGCAAGGCGTACCGCTACATCTGAAAACGTTTTCTGGGGTGCTATTGAAATGCTCCACGAAGTTGGTCTTTCGCGCGCCGTCCTGCAAAACCTGAAAGGCGATGGCCTGCAATGTGAAGTCATCCCCTTTATCCGTTATGTCGAAATCAATTTCGGCGAACAGTTCCCGCCGTTTTACAAAGCGGCCTAA
- a CDS encoding DUF7673 family protein yields the protein MNTTDHQDTPEQPQAVTDFLNQISNFEIERKAVLSVGVPSLKRLSIIAKRDTGQAATVRLFLLGLYNGHRFPFDLTRLRGLDSDLFTACIDVLTMDARATVQEIHLYFDNGSELFEAWAKEVSK from the coding sequence ATGAACACTACCGATCACCAAGACACTCCCGAACAACCTCAAGCTGTTACGGATTTCCTTAATCAAATCTCGAATTTTGAAATCGAGCGTAAAGCGGTTTTATCTGTTGGCGTTCCATCGTTGAAACGCTTGTCTATCATCGCTAAACGTGACACCGGCCAAGCCGCCACGGTTCGCTTGTTTTTACTGGGGTTGTATAACGGCCATCGCTTCCCGTTCGACCTGACCAGATTGCGCGGTTTGGATTCCGATTTATTCACTGCTTGTATCGATGTCTTGACTATGGACGCGCGTGCTACGGTGCAAGAGATTCATCTTTATTTTGACAATGGTTCTGAACTGTTCGAAGCCTGGGCTAAAGAGGTTTCAAAATGA